One Rosa chinensis cultivar Old Blush chromosome 3, RchiOBHm-V2, whole genome shotgun sequence DNA window includes the following coding sequences:
- the LOC112192287 gene encoding G-type lectin S-receptor-like serine/threonine-protein kinase RKS1 isoform X5 produces MESIPVWSTNVSQSVQNTDTLYRYVQLLDTGNLVLFRDGKNGSLILWQSFDYPTDTLIPGMKSGLNWKKGLDWHLTSWKSQDDPGKGDYAFRVDPNHNATPQYFVYKGFTKHWRMDAGPWPNFVSNANEMYNTLPYMSNAISIVRMKDSGLLQHLTWNDADHQWVEMWSSPKYPCDWYGHCGANSRCRPDNINLFECECIPGYEPKSVDGWNRRDGTDGCVSKRVRVSKCRNGEGFVKVARVKDPDTSNVARLRTSMSAKECEQECLKNCSCTAYMSITLERVASCLTWYDDLMDMLVYTGVGRDLYVRVDKISLAEARNSQGFFRSGKVLIPVLTALVALLLIIILSLWLLKKKRKTRDYLDAEELEETKRHPELQFFDLNTLIAATDNFSDANKLGQGGFGSVYKGELPNEQKVAIKRLSRTSGQGIEEFKNEVALIARLQHRNLVKLLGCCIKGEERILVLEYMPNKSLDSFLFDNTRRSLLNWEKRFEIINGVARGVLYLHRDSRLRVIHRDLKPGNVLLDAELDPKISDFGMARIFQGDQLLEKTNRVVGTYGYMSPEYAVFGRFSTKSDVFSFGIILLEIISGKRNNGCSEMHYSINLIGHVWQLWVEDRVLEIVDSSLEIYQLDEVLRCIQVGLLCVQEDLKDRPAMSAVVFMLSGETSLPSPKQPAFVFRTSSSIVDDPFIPNESYSSNSLTITNMEAR; encoded by the exons ATGGAGAGCATTCCTGTATGGTCTACAAATGTATCACAGTCGGTCCAAAACACAGACACCTTATATAGATATGTCCAGCTTTTAGATACTGGAAACTTAGTTCTGTTCCGGGATGGTAAAAATGGAAGCTTGATTTTATGGCAAAGTTTTGATTATCCTACAGATACTCTAATCCCAGGTATGAAATCTGGGTTGAATTGGAAAAAAGGTCTAGATTGGCATTTAACATCTTGGAAGTCACAAGATGACCCTGGGAAGGGGGACTATGCCTTTAGGGTCGATCCGAATCACAATGCTACTCCCCAATATTTTGTCTACAAGGGTTTCACTAAGCATTGGCGAATGGATGCAGGGCCATGGCCTAATTTTGTTAGTAATGCCAACGAAATGTATAATACCCTGCCTTATATGAGCAATGCTATTTCAATAGTAAGGATGAAGGATTCCGGGTTACTTCAGCACCTAACATGGAATGATGCTGACCATCAGTGGGTGGAAATGTGGTCTTCGCCGAAATACCCTTGTGACTGGTATGGACATTGTGGTGCCAACAGCAGATGTAGGCCTGACAATATTAATTTATTTGAGTGTGAGTGTATTCCAGGGTATGAGCCAAAATCTGTAGATGGTTGGAATCGGAGAGATGGAACAGACGGATGTGTGAGTAAACGAGTAAGAGTGTCCAAGTGTAGGAATGGAGAAGGGTTTGTGAAGGTGGCAAGGGTAAAAGATCCAGACACATCGAATGTAGCAAGGTTGAGAACAAGTATGAGTGCCAAAGAGTGTGAGCAGGAGTGcttgaaaaattgttcttgCACAGCGTATATGAGCATTACACTGGAAAGGGTTGCCAGTTGCTTGACATGGTATGATGACTTGATGGACATGTTAGTTTACACAGGGGTCGGACGAGATCTATATGTTCGTGTGGATAAAATCTCATTAG CTGAGGCCAGAAACTCACAAGGTTTCTTCAGGAGTGGCAAGGTCCTTATTCCAGTACTAACTGCTCTGGTGGCACTACTACTAATCATTAtactttccttgtggttgcttAAGAAAAAGAGGAAGACAAGAG ACTATCTGGATGCGGAGGAACTTGAGGAAACTAAGAGACACCCAGAATTGCAATTTTTCGATCTTAACACACTGATAGCAGCCACAGATAACTTCTCTGATGCCAATAAACTTGGCCAAGGTGGTTTTGGCAGTGTTTATAAG GGCGAATTACCAAACGAACAAAAAGTTGCTATAAAAAGATTGTCTAGAACTTCAGGACAGGGAATCGAAGAATTCAAAAACGAAGTTGCACTAATAGCCAGACTTCAGCACAGGAATCTTGTGAAACTTTTAGGCTGCTGTATAAAGGGAGAAGAAAGGATATTGGTTCTGGAATACATGCCGAACAAAAGCTTGGACTCCTTTCTTTTTG ATAACACAAGGAGGTCACTCTTAAATTGGGAAAAGCGTTTTGAAATTATCAATGGGGTTGCTCGTGGGGTTCTATATCTTCATCGGGACTCAAGATTGAGGGTTATCCATAGGGATCTAAAACCCGGTAATGTCCTTCTAGATGCCGAGTTAGACCCAAAAATTTCTGATTTCGGCATGGCAAGAATATTTCAAGGGGACCAACTCCTGGAAAAGACAAACAGAGTTGTCGGAACATA TGGGTACATGTCACCGGAATATGCAGTATTTGGGAGATTTTCTACGAAATCGGATGTGTTTAGTTTTGGGATCATACTATTGGAGATTATTAGTGGCAAGAGAAACAATGGTTGTTCTGAGATGCATTATTCCATAAACTTGATAGGACAT GTATGGCAACTTTGGGTAGAAGACAGAGTCTTGGAAATTGTGGATTCATCACTAGAGATTTATCAGCTTGATGAAGTCTTGAGATGCATTCAAGTGGGGCTTTTGTGCGTGCAAGAAGATTTGAAGGACCGACCAGCCATGTCAGCCGTCGTGTTCATGTTGAGTGGTGAAACATCTCTTCCATCTCCTAAGCAGCCTGCATTTGTCTTCAGAACAAGTTCCAGCATTGTTGATGATCCCTTCATTCCAAATGAATCATATTCTAGTAATAGTTTGACAATAACTAACATGGAAGCTCGATAA